The genomic stretch ATGAGCATATCGCCTTTACCAATCAACTGCTCTGCGCCGCCCGCATCGAGAATGGTACGGCTGTCAATTTTGGAAGAAACTTTAAACGCAATACGCGCCGGGAAATTCGCTTTAATCGTTCCCGTGATAATATTCACAGATGGGCGCTGCGTTGCAATAATCAAATGAATACCCACAGCGCGCGCAAGTTGTGCCAAACGTGCAATCGGCATTTCAATTTCCTTGCCGGCAGTCATAATCAAATCGGCAAATTCATCAACCACCAAAACGATAAACGGTAAAAACTGATGCCCTTTTTGCGGGTTCAATCTTCTGTTTACAAACTTTTCATTGTATTCTTTGATGTTGCGGCAACCTGCTTCTTTCAGCAAATCGTAGCGGTTATCCATCTCAATACAAAGCGCATTTAGTGTAGTAACTACTTTCTTAGTATCAGTAATAATTGCATCTTCTTCGTTAGGCAATTTCGCGAGAAAATGATGCTCGATTGTTTTGTATAAACTCAATTCCACTTTCTTCGGGTCAACCAAAACAAACTTCAATTGCGACGGATGTTTTTTGTATAACAATGAAACCAGCAACGCATTCACTCCTACGGATTTACCCTGCCCGGTTGCGCCTGCCATCAACAAATGCGGCATGCTTGCCAAATCAACAATAAAATTTTCATTGTTGATTTTTTTACCAATGGCAATAGGTAAAGAAAAATTATTGTTCTGAAATTTATCCGAAGCCAGCATACTGCGCATACTCACAATAGTCTTGTTGATATTCGGCACTTCGATACCGATGGTACCTTTTCCCGGAATTGGTGCGATAATGCGGATACCAAGCGCAGCAAGGCTTAACGCAATATCATCTTCCAGGTTTTTGATACGCGAGATACGCACGCCGGGCGCGGGAACAATTTCGTACAACGTTACCGTAGGACCGACAGTTGCAGAAATCCTTTGTATAAGAATATCGTAATTTTTAAGCGTAGCGATAATCTGGTTTTTGTTTTGCTCCAGCTCGTCCGGATCGTGAACAGTTTTTTCCGTGCCGTGCTGTTCCAGTAAATCAATCGACGGATACTGGTAATTACTCAAATCCAAAGAAGGTTCGTAATTGCCCTGCGCTTTTGCTTTCGCTTCGGGCGCGCTTGGATTTACAATAATTTCCGAAGGGACTTCTTCAATGTCCGGCGTTATTTCCAGCTTCATCGGCTCGTCCAATGAGGCAGGTTTTGGCTTTACAACAATTGTTGCTTTTGGCGCAATTATTTTTTCTTCTTCAGCTGCCGGCAAAGCATCTTCATCTTTTTCATTCAAGGAAAGACCTTCATCATCTTTTTCTTCGGGCAGCTTCGGCATAATTACAGAAACATTTGTGCCTTTGCCTTTCAGTTGATTTGCCGGTTCTTGTATAAAGAGTTTCGCATCCTGATTTTCTTCCTGCTCGTCAGCTTCATCTTCATGGATTTCTTCTTCCGTTTCATTTTCTTCAACAGGCAGAAAAACGGATTTCGCTTTCTTTTTAAAAATAGCTAATGAAAATTCCGGGTCGAAACGCCAAATCAGATAAATACCCACAATGACCAATACAATACACGCCGCGCCCAACACGCCTATCCATTTTTTCAGCCATTCGTACATCAATTCGCCCACAGCGCCGCCCCAGGAAAAACCGCTTTTGAAAATCTCTGTATTTATCAGTGCAAACGCCACGCTGATAACCAACAAACCCGTTACCACATATTTGAGATTGCGTTTAAGGCTGTATATTTTTTTGCCGAACAAAAAATTTACGCCAGCCACAAAAAAGATGGTACACAACAAAAACGACGCAATACCGAAACCGTTGTAAATTAAATTGTGCGAAACATACGCGCCGAGAACCCCGAAAAGATTGGAAACTTTTACATCTTTTGTAGAAAATATTTTTACGCCGAAATTCATCACTTTGTCCTGGTCGTCCTGCCAGGTAAAAAGATAAGATGCAAAGGAAATGAAAAGAAAAAAGCAAATCAATAAAAGTATTACACCGGTAATTTTATACGTGCGCTCATCCTTTACGATTTCCGAAACAGAAACTTTTACATCTTGTTCATCATTCAGCTTATCGGGCGAAGGAATCGTTTTCTTAGTCGTTTTCAATTTATTAGCCATATCAAAAAATAAAGCGGCAAATTACCGAATTTACAGGGAATTAGCAGCATGAACGGGTTATCTAAATTTTTGAAACCCGGAAAATATTGTAAGATTATCTTAGCGCCCATTATTCAATTAAAGCGAACTAAACATTTTTCTATGGAGATAAATTAAGATATTCGCACAGTTTTACAATGATGTAAGTTAAGCATGAAGAAAAATAAATTACAAATATGGCTGCCGTTGCTGCTTTCAGCAATTATGGTAGCAGGAATGACTATCGGTTATAAGCTGAGAAAAGATACAGTTGGCGCAAACTCATTTTTAGAAAATAAACAAAACACCGCCGCGTCGCAGGTGCTCGATATCATTAATAAAATGTATGTTGATAATGTAAATACCGATTCGCTTCAAACGCACACCATCAATAATATTCTGGCACAGTTAGACCCGCATTCCACCTACGTTACGGCACAGCAGCTTCGCATACTGAACGATGAAACCAAAGGCAATTTCAAAGGCATCGGTATAGGATTTGAACTTATCAACGACTCGGTTTATATCACGGACGTAACGAAAAACGGACCTGCCGAAAAAGCCGGTGTGCACGTTGGAGACATATTTTTGTCGTTCAATGATACTATTGCTATTTCCGGAAACAACCGCTTAAATTTGGGCGTAGTCAATATTTTGAGAGAACTGAACAATTCTGTCAAAGTGAAAATCTATCGCTCGGGAAAAACATTTGAGACCAAAATCGAGAAAGCCATTCTTCCCATTTCGTCTATTGACGCGGCATATATGCTCAATGCAAAAACGGCATATATTCGATTAAATAAATTTTCAGAAATTACGTATAGTGAGTTTATGCAATCACTCGACAAGCTGAAAGCAAAGGGAATGCAGCAACTGATTATAGATCTGCGCGGCAACACCGGCGGCGTACTTACCGCAGCTACGCAAATCGTAAATGAATTTTTGAAGGACAATCAGCTCATCGTTTACACCGAAGGTTCTAAAGTTGGTAAAAAAGAATATCGTTGCAAGCGCGATGGTTTTTATCCGGACTTAAAACTTGAAGTGTTGATAGATGAAACATCGGCATCGGCGAGTGAAATTGTTGCAGGTGCATTACAAGATTGGGACAGAGCAACCATTGTCGGACGCAGAAGCTATGGAAAAGGTTTGGTGGAAAATCAGTTTCGGCTTAACAACGGCGCTGCTTTACGCTTAACCGTTGCAAGATATTTTACACCGCTTGGTCGCAATATTCAAAAGCCATATAAAAATTACAAAGAAAAGCTGGCTGCCCGTTTCCACGATGGAGAAACTTTTTTTGCCGATACATCTTCGCCAGAAGGGAAAGCATTCAAAACACCAAACGGACATATTGTTTATGGCGGCGGCGGCATTACGCCGGATGTTTTTGTTCCTTATGATTCTACCATTTTGCCCAAACCTTCTGTCGATTTGTTTTTGAAAGGAACGCTCACAAAGTTTGCATTCCTTTATTATGTTCAGCATATAAGTGCGTTGCAAACATTTAAAACACCGTTTGAGCTGGCAAACAATTTACAGCCCGACGATGCACTGTGGCGGTCTTTATCGGTATTTGCGCAAAAAGACAGCATCGACCTTAGTCAATTAGACGAGAAAGCTAAAAGCAATATTCTGCAAAAGTTTGTTTCTTTTGTCGCAAAAGACCGTTTCGGTTCGGAAGGGTATTTTGAAATCAACAACCGTCGGGACGATGTAATAAAAAAAGCAATTGAGACTTTGGCACAATAAACTTTTCTCTACAAAAGATTTGGAAATAAATGCAATAATCTTATCTTTGCAGCCCAGAATCGGGAAATGGCTTCGTAGCTCAACTGAATAGAGCATCTGACTACGGATCAGAAGGTTTCAGGTTTGAATCCTGACGAGGTCACTAAAAATCAAGCAGCTATGAAGTTAATTCGTAGCTGCTTTTTTCATTTGATACATGTTTTACTGCAAATAAAAATTAACAACCAAAATCTTAACGCTGCTTAGCACACCCACCGGTTTTTCTTCAGCCGATGCTTTGCATCTTTTTCATACAGATACAAAATGACTTCTTTTGAACATCTGTGCCTGTTTTGACCAGCCATGAACAAAGAAGTTCCTTTCCAGCCATTAACCTGCCCTTTGATTGCGCTTTGATTGCACTTTGCCTGCACTTTGATTACCCTGTGTAAGACTATTTCAGTACCGGATATTTCTGTTGTAAAAGCCTCCTGTGAAATTATTTTAGTATGCCGGTTATGAAAAACAAGCATTGCCGTGTTTGATTTGCCAATACTCCTGAA from Arachidicoccus sp. BS20 encodes the following:
- a CDS encoding S41 family peptidase; its protein translation is MKKNKLQIWLPLLLSAIMVAGMTIGYKLRKDTVGANSFLENKQNTAASQVLDIINKMYVDNVNTDSLQTHTINNILAQLDPHSTYVTAQQLRILNDETKGNFKGIGIGFELINDSVYITDVTKNGPAEKAGVHVGDIFLSFNDTIAISGNNRLNLGVVNILRELNNSVKVKIYRSGKTFETKIEKAILPISSIDAAYMLNAKTAYIRLNKFSEITYSEFMQSLDKLKAKGMQQLIIDLRGNTGGVLTAATQIVNEFLKDNQLIVYTEGSKVGKKEYRCKRDGFYPDLKLEVLIDETSASASEIVAGALQDWDRATIVGRRSYGKGLVENQFRLNNGAALRLTVARYFTPLGRNIQKPYKNYKEKLAARFHDGETFFADTSSPEGKAFKTPNGHIVYGGGGITPDVFVPYDSTILPKPSVDLFLKGTLTKFAFLYYVQHISALQTFKTPFELANNLQPDDALWRSLSVFAQKDSIDLSQLDEKAKSNILQKFVSFVAKDRFGSEGYFEINNRRDDVIKKAIETLAQ
- a CDS encoding DNA translocase FtsK, whose protein sequence is MANKLKTTKKTIPSPDKLNDEQDVKVSVSEIVKDERTYKITGVILLLICFFLFISFASYLFTWQDDQDKVMNFGVKIFSTKDVKVSNLFGVLGAYVSHNLIYNGFGIASFLLCTIFFVAGVNFLFGKKIYSLKRNLKYVVTGLLVISVAFALINTEIFKSGFSWGGAVGELMYEWLKKWIGVLGAACIVLVIVGIYLIWRFDPEFSLAIFKKKAKSVFLPVEENETEEEIHEDEADEQEENQDAKLFIQEPANQLKGKGTNVSVIMPKLPEEKDDEGLSLNEKDEDALPAAEEEKIIAPKATIVVKPKPASLDEPMKLEITPDIEEVPSEIIVNPSAPEAKAKAQGNYEPSLDLSNYQYPSIDLLEQHGTEKTVHDPDELEQNKNQIIATLKNYDILIQRISATVGPTVTLYEIVPAPGVRISRIKNLEDDIALSLAALGIRIIAPIPGKGTIGIEVPNINKTIVSMRSMLASDKFQNNNFSLPIAIGKKINNENFIVDLASMPHLLMAGATGQGKSVGVNALLVSLLYKKHPSQLKFVLVDPKKVELSLYKTIEHHFLAKLPNEEDAIITDTKKVVTTLNALCIEMDNRYDLLKEAGCRNIKEYNEKFVNRRLNPQKGHQFLPFIVLVVDEFADLIMTAGKEIEMPIARLAQLARAVGIHLIIATQRPSVNIITGTIKANFPARIAFKVSSKIDSRTILDAGGAEQLIGKGDMLISYNGEITRLQCAFVDTPEVDKVCDFIGYQDGYPQAFLLPEYVDEKELESGGNSNDLSDRDPLFEDAARLIVQNQIGSTSLIQRRMKLGYNRAGRLMDQLETAGVVGANQGSKARDVLIKTDAELQELLDNLP